In Microplitis mediator isolate UGA2020A chromosome 2, iyMicMedi2.1, whole genome shotgun sequence, a single window of DNA contains:
- the LOC130662905 gene encoding protein son of sevenless, whose translation MFSTPTSVVSESSGYDFEKEENAAKWKGVFVNSLRKVLEQVHPSLEARQDALDYVESLILRMLGMLCGHPPPHTPQDIEERVRKTFPTPIDRWALRDARDALEKGKKKSPLVLPVDKIHQLLQKEVLQHKIDSQVSLFVVGVLEYISADILKLAGNYVKNIHHVEISCEDIRVAMYADMVLMDMFYQDDCTEGPQSSLGAVVSQTYEESVRDLIHDERHYLRDLHMIIKVFREEITKLAPDKGELEKLFSNIMDIYEVTVTLLGSLEDIMEITEEKQTPTVGSCFEELAEAEEFDVYIKYAEAMNSPDSREVLTRLLSRPEANAALRAAGHGFKEAVKYYLPKLLMQPVWHCFLYFDYIKVLHKRTPSTEDSETLEQVQGLLRPLQMKLLQSVASLPKKDTGLRMQSRARRHAALEKTSELQKTVDGWDQRDIGQCCNEFIREDMLRKVASNGRRLTERRALLFDGLLVLCKPSGGKRVSVTVAAVGVGGGHPNHQGELRLKERFFIRKVDIIDREDTEEFKNAFEIAPRDHPNVILVAKSVEDKNSWMADLVMLNTKSMLERTLDSILLDEERKHPLKLPPPHLYTFAEQDCPDNIVLEARENGGVPLIKGATLNKLVERLTYHIYADPAFVRTFLTTYRSFCQPHELLDLLIKRFKIPDPSSVYGEEEKPSGCKATAREDWKRYRKEFCQPVQFRVLNVLRHWVDHHFYDFERDKELLEKLQDFLEQVSGKSMRKWVDSVIKIVQRKCEPFEHRPITFSFEKSPPAIEWHLKVPEEEWGILTLHPIELARQLTLLEFELYRTVKPSELVGSVWTKNDKEKTSPNLLKMIKHTTNFTRWLEKTIVEAENLEERAAIVSRAIEIMIVLQDLNNFNGVLAIVSAMGSASVFRLQFTFQQVPARLLKSLEEARDLNNDHFRKYQEKLRSINPPCVPFFGMYLTNILHIEEGNPDYLPGSPQLINFSKRRKVAEITGEIQQYQNQPYCLSVEPRIRHFIENLSPFDSNMTDADISNYLYNKSLELEPRGCRQPLRVHRKWPDLNLKSPGIKARSMSGKSLAPLQAMASSVKLHDPTPEPPPELPETPPHTSQNMIHSSDHSVFAPVLLGSTGPPPGSPGPLSMSGLSLGSPGNSPQLGSPGHLPSHHQPQTTHFGFNSGTINVMGALAGLPSSSSSPGAALPTPPSPSHMPLSQPPPPLPPRCHRRRESSISESPQQARQAPNAPILPPREGTSPPPPLPPRKDLLPASLPPRLPCTLNPCTSALLARRNSTLEGTTSNATHPRRYMSFNGPSPTTLPPTQPNGSVTPRLPPRPLPGRPPTTMFNFNAPPGPS comes from the exons gttCTGGAGCAAGTACATCCTAGCTTGGAGGCTAGACAAGATGCATTGGATTACGTAGAGAGTTTAATTCTGAGGATGCTGGGAATGCTGTGCGGTCATCCACCTCCTCATACACCTCAGGATATTGAAGAGAGAGTTAGAAAAACTTTTCCCACTCCAATTGACAGATGGGCACTTCGTGATGCACGAGATGCATTGgaaaaagggaaaaaaaagtCACCTTTAGTCTTGCCTGTTGATAAAATTCATCAATTGTTACAAAAG gaaGTATTGCAGCATAAAATTGATTCTCAAGTCAGTCTATTTGTTGTTGGAGTACTTGAATATATTTCGGCAGATATATTAAag TTGGCTGGaaattatgttaaaaatatacatcacGTTGAAATATCATGCGAAGACATTCGAGTGGCGATGTACGCAGATatg GTGCTGATGGATATGTTTTATCAAGATGACTGTACAGAAGGCCCACAAAGCAGTCTAGGGGCTGTGGTTTCTCAAACTTATGAGGAATCTGTTCGAGATCTCATTCACGATGAACGACATTATTTACGAGATTTACATATGATAATTAag gtGTTTCGAGAAGAAATCACAAAACTAGCACCAGATAAAGGTGAACTAGAGAAACTCTTCAGTAATATTATGGACATTTACGAGGTAACAGTGACATTATTAGGAAGTCTCGAGGATATAATGGAAATTACAGAAGAAAAACAAACGCCTACTGTAGGATCATGTTTTGAAGAGCTTGCCGAAGCTGAAGAGTTTGACGTGTACATAAA aTATGCAGAAGCTATGAATAGTCCGGATAGTCGTGAAGTTTTAACGAGGCTGCTGTCAAGGCCTGAGGCAAACGCAGCATTGAGAGCTGCGGGTCATGGTTTTAAAGAAGctgttaaatattatttacccaAATTATTAATGCAACCAGTATggcattgttttttatattttgattatattaag GTATTACACaaacgcacaccaagtacagAAGACAGTGAAACTTTGGAGCAAGTTCAAGGTCTCTTGAGGCCACTTCAAATGAAACTTTTGCAATCTGTAGCGAGTCTTCCAAAAAAAGACACCGGTTTACGTATGCAGAGTCGAGCAAGACGACACGCGGCATTAGAAAAAACGAGTGAGCTCCAAAAAACTGTTGATGGTTGGGATCAACGAGACATTGGTCAGTGTTGTAATGAATTTATTCGTGAAGATATGTTACGTAAAGTTGCTAGTAATGGACGTAGATTGACTGAAAGGAGGGCATTGTTATTTGATGGTTTGTTAGTTTTGTGTAAACCCAGTGGTGGTAAACGTGTTAGTGTTACTGTTGCGGCTGTTGGTGTTGGTGGTGGCCATCCTAATCATCAGGGTGAGCTTCGTTTGAAAGAAAggttttttattagaaaagtTGATATTATTGATCGAGAAGATACAGAGg aattcAAAAATGCATTCGAAATCGCTCCGAGAGATCATCCGAATGTTATTCTTGTTGCTAAATCTGTGGAGGATAAGAACAGTTGGATGGCTGATCTTGTTATGCTGAATACTAAAAGTATGCTTGAGAGAACGTTAGATAGTATTTTGTTAGACGAAGAGAGAAAGCATCCATTGAAGTTACCACCACCTCATTTGTACACATTTGCGGAACAAGACTGTCCAGATAATATAGTATTGGAGGCTAGAGAAAACGGCGGTGTACCATTAATAAAAGGTGCTACGCTTAATAAACTCGTTGAACGGTTAACCTATCACATTTACGCCGATCCGGCGTTCGTACGAACATTCCTTACTACATAtag gagtTTCTGTCAACCTCATGAATTACTTGATCTATTGATCAAACGTTTTAAAATACCAGACCCTTCGTCAGTTTACGGCGAAGAAGAAAAACCGAGTGGTTGTAAAGCGACTGCGAGGGAAGATTGGAAAAGATATAGAAAAGAATTTTGTCAGCCGGTTCAATTTCGAGTGCTTAATGTTTTAAGGCATTGg GTTGATCatcatttttatgattttgaacGTGATAAAGagttattagaaaaattacaagatTTTTTAGAACAAGTGAGTGGTAAATCTATGAGAAAATGGGTTGACTCAGTTATTAAAATTGTCCAAAGGAAGTGTGAGCCTTTTGAGCACAGGCCCATCACttttagttttgaaaaatcacCGCCAGCAATTGAGTGGCATTTAAAAGTTCCTGAAGAAGAGTGGGGAATCCTTACG tTACATCCGATTGAATTAGCAAGACAGTTAACGCTTTTAGAATTTGAATTGTACAGAACAGTAAAACCGTCTGAATTAGTTGGATCAGTATGGacgaaaaatgataaggaaAAAACATCACCAAATTTGCTGAAGATGATTAAACACACGACAAAT TTTACAAGATGGCTGGAAAAGACGATAGTAGAAGCAGAAAATCTTGAAGAGAGGGCAGCTATCGTATCACGGGCAATTGAAATAATGATCGTACTACAAgatcttaataattttaatggtgTATTGGCAATTGTTAGTGCTATGGGATCTGCTTCTGTATTTAGATTACAATTTACGTTTCag cAAGTACCAGCACGATTGTTAAAATCATTAGAGGAAGCTAGAGATTTAAACAACGATCATTTCCGAAAATATCAAGAGAAATTACGTTCTATTAATCCACCTTGTGTACCATTTTtcg gTATGTACCTGACAAATATTCTTCATATTGAGGAGGGAAATCCTGATTATCTTCCCGGCAGTCCTCAgcttataaattttagtaaacgACGAAAAGTTGCTGAAATAACTGGTGAAATTCAGCAATACCAAAACCAACCTTATTGTTTGTCTGTTGAACCAAGAATAAGgcattttattgaaaatttatcaccATTCGATTCAAATATGACGGATGCGgatataagtaattatttgtACAATAAAAGTTTAGAATTAGAGCCACGAGGATGTCGACAACCGCTAAGGGTTCATAGAAAATGGCCGGATTTGAATCTTAAATCACCAGGAATAAAAGCGCGAAGTATGAGCGGTAAATCACTGGCTCCACTTCAAGCGATGGCTTCGAGTGTTAAATTACATGATCCAACGCCAGAACCACCACCAGAATTACCAGAAACTCCACCACATACATCACAAAATATGATTCACAGTAGTGATCACAGTGTTTTTGCGCCTGTATTACTCGGTA gTACAGGTCCACCCCCTGGATCTCCAGGACCATTAAGTATGTCTGGTCTATCATTGGGCTCACCTGGCAATAGTCCCCAATTAGGATCACCAGGACATCTTCCATCCCATCATCAGCCCCAGACAACGCATTTTGGTTTTAATTCTGGAACAATAAATGTTATGGGTGCTCTTGCTGGTCTTCCATCGTCTAGTAGTAGTCCTGGTGCTGCTTTACCTACACCACCATCACCCAGTCATATGCCTTTGAGTCAACCACCGCCGCCATTACCACCCCGGTGTCATAGAAGACGTGAAAGCTCCATCAGCGAGTCTCCACAAcag GCACGTCAAGCTCCTAATGCGCCAATTTTACCACCTCGTGAAGGGAcatcaccaccaccaccactcCCACCGAGAAAAGATTTACTACCAGCAAGTCTTCCACCTCGACTGCCATGCACACTAAATCCCTGCACTTCGGCGCTTCTTGCGAGACGTAATTCAACCCTCGAGGGAACAACTTCAAATGCAACACATCCAAGGCGTTACATGTCTTTCAATGGTCCAAGTCCCACAACACTTCCTCCTACTCAGCCAAACGGTTCGGTAACACCTAGATTACCACCAAGACCTTTGCCAGGACGCCCACCAACAACAATGTTCAACTTTAATGCCCCTCCAGGACCTAGTTAA